The stretch of DNA TCGGACACCATGTCCTGCTGCGGAAGCAAACGGAAGGTCAGCGAACGCCGCTTGAACCCGGCGCCCCGGCAGACTAACCTTGGCGCGGTACGCCATCGCTCGCTTGGTGGCGCTGGCGGCAGGGGGCGGCGTCTTAACCGCCGAAGGCGTCGCCTTGCCTCTCGCCGGGATTTTAGGGGAGGGGCCGACGGGAGTTTTGGACGTACTCCGACGCTTCTGCGAGGTGAACTCTTTGTAGGCGGCAAGATCCTGTGGGGACAGAGTCTGAACGGCGGCCGCGTGGTTAACCATCGCTCACTCCATCGGACAACGTGAGGGGCGTGGCGGGGGTACCTGGATCCAGTCGTCCAGCAGCACGCGATAGCGCGCCTGCGTGGCGTCCACATGCTTCTTATAAGCGTTCTTCTGATTGACCGTCAGCGTGTGCCAACGCTTGCCGATCTCCACCATGCGTTCCTTCAGGCTGAAGTGGTTGAGCTCCCCATTGGTCAGCAACTCCTGGGAGAACATCTGATAGCCGCTCCTGTTGGAGGAAAAAAGCCGATGGAAGGGGCTGAATCCCCCACTGCCCTAGCCGCGCCTTCAAGGCCACTCACACAGGAGGTTTTTTAGGTTCTCCTTCAAACTTGGGCTTCTTCTGAGGCGTCTTGCGGTCCATCAGCTCCCTCTGCCAGACACCGCAGAATAGCATGAGGTTAGTAGTCACATTCACTAACTACCAGATGAGTATTGTTGCATCCATACTGGTACCACCCAAAACTTAAAATCCATactcttgggtttttttttttttttaaagagcagtACCTCATATCGTTTCTGGTCCTCGGCAGCCTTCTTGATCCAGGGgatcttctccttcttctccatAGCCTTCCACGCATCGTCCATGGCCACCTGCGCTCGCCGCCGGTCGCTCTGCCGCCCAAACCAGAGCCCCTTTTAATACATTGCCCCCCCCCAAACACGTCTTTGATCGTGGCGGACGACGATGGCTCACTCTGCATTTATCGAGAAAGTCGGCGGCGACGCTGTGCTGCCACATCTCCTCTGCTGTCTTAGGGGTGTCGGGCAGCTTGGCGCTCCTTTTGGCGCCTTGTGGGGACCAAAGTTCGGACTCCTAGTTTTGGGGGCGGAGAAAACAGGTCTGTATGCTGTATTTAGAGCATTGATGCTAAATGACTTGGACCAAACAAACCTTTTCTAGCTTGAGCGCCGTTGATCTGGCTCTGTGCGGACTGGCGCCGGTGCCCGTCGAAACCCGGGCTCTGGCCGTCGAGGCCCGGGATCCGCCCATCTTTTCCTCGCTCATCACGCGTTCTCGATCTTCTTCCGGAAGACTCTGCAGGAAGCGCTGCAGGTCAGCGTCGTACTGTTTCTTCCTCTGAGGACGGAAGACACGTGTCAGCGTGGACGAGAAAGGCGAGCCGGGCAGCGTTCCCCCGACCTGCTCGCAGCGCTTTTGAAGCATGTCTTTCTCCTTCTGTGTCATCATCTTCCAGCGTTTGCTGCACAGAACCATGCGCTCCGTACTGCGGACGTCCTTCATGTTGACCATCAGCTCGGCGCAGTACAACGAGTAGCCGTTACTATGATGACAAAATTCATTTTAGTTGACTAATTTGAACCCCCaagaccctggtgaggataaagcggttcacaaaatgaatgaccgatattttttttacagctaaGGTGAGAACCCTGGCAACCCACCAGGTTTGTAAAACCCTGCACATAACCTATTGCATTGCTTTTAAaggccttgtgtgtgtgtgctcacgGTGGAGGTCTGGACGGCCGTCCATCAAACTTGTCCTTGAGTTGCCGTTCCGCTTTGGTGAGGACGGAGCGCACATGATCTTCGGAGCCGAGGTCCGGGTGAGCGAGGTAATAGGCCCGCATGGTGTCCTGAACGCACACGAGCGTCACGTTTGAGTCACCGGGCGACGGCCTTTGTCTAACTTGGCCTACCTCGTAGTCCTTCTGCAGCTCCAGCGCTTTGCCGATCCACTTCAGCCTCCTCTTATCCGACAGCTGTGACCACTGCCTCCTCAAGATGTCCTTCATTTCCTTGGGACTCACCTGGACCAACCAGCGTGGCGGTGCGGACGCGTCACTCACAAAGCCCGTCAATCGACAAAGAGACGGCGACGGACCTCGGGGTGGATCTTTATGTAGTTCTTCTTCTCGTGGTTGTACCAAAGCTGCTGTGGAGTTCTGGGCTTGTCGGGCTGGTCCGACTTTTTCTTCCCCTCTATCAGCTCGGGGTAATCGTGTCTGCCGCGGCGAAAAAGCCAACGTTAAACCCCGTGGGGGCGCCGTTTGGCTGGTGTGGGGTcttacttacttgaattgggccATGTTCTTCTGAAAAGATGTTTTCTCGCTCTTGAAGTCGTCCATGTATTTTTGCTGAGGCCGCAAAACAAAAAGCGTTAGTTCCCTGGTGGAGTGGAAACTCCCGCCCGCCGCTAGCACCCCACCTTCTTCTTTTCGGGGAGCTCCTTGTACTTCTTGGACAGAATCTTGGTCAAGTCCAGGTTGCTCATCTCTGGGTAGATTTTGGCATACTTGGCTCGCTTCTCCATGAAAAAGCGGAAGTACGGCGTCAGGGGCTTCTTGGGGAATTCTGGGTGCATCTGGATGGGAAGGAAACCCATAAGCCAATCAGATGGCAGATTTTCAAAAGGCCCAAAATTCATGCATGACCCCCTGAGCTATATACCAACCTTGATCTTCTTGCCTTTGTAAGGATGTTTGACAAAGTCGATGGCTTCCATGATGAGCTCCGTCATGGTTCGGAACTTGCGCACctgaagaagacaaaaaaatggtcgAAACGTCACCTCGGAGCGGCGGCCGTTTGATGAGAGGGGGAGGGGCTCACCTCGGTGGACATTTTGCTCCACTTCTGGCGACACATTTCTCCCGTAAAGCTACCGAAGCCCACTTTGTTCCAGTCAAAGTGCGACTCGGTGGTTTTATACTTCAAGGTGTCCTCACTGGGGATCAGGCTCCGAATTCTCTCCAGTAGAGTCAGACAATCCTCCTGACACCATTCGTCTGTGGGCGGGCACATAGTTAGCGACGATGCTAACGTCCTGTTTCCATTATTTAAcccattggacatttttttcgtctccgtttgatcatttttttcttgcttacCTGTGCTGATCATCAGTTCGTCACTCTGAAGCGCAGAGACGACGACTCCGCCGTTGCCGTTCATTGCTCGGCGCCTGGTCGAGCTGACTCCGCCTCCTCTGCTTTACCACGCCCACATGCAAACAAAACGTGAACACattgaaatgaaacatttggTGTTTCCTCGTCATTGAAATATGACTTCAAACTCTAAGTTAATTCATCACAAgtatatgtccaatccattaaaCTGTGAGGGTGGCGGCGATTGAACGTTCGTCTGTTCGCTGCCAACcttcccatttaaaatggattggacgcccattgacgtcaatggcagctgatACATTAACAAGGAAAACGCAAAAAGATTCCCTGCAAGATTAGTGCAAAAACAACCGTGTATTGATACTTTTGCAATCAAATAACATATTCGTTAATTTCAGTATTGATACTTTTCGATACTTTTGACCCAATCCTATTG from Stigmatopora nigra isolate UIUO_SnigA chromosome 9, RoL_Snig_1.1, whole genome shotgun sequence encodes:
- the ubtfl gene encoding upstream binding transcription factor, like; the encoded protein is MNGNGGVVVSALQSDELMISTDEWCQEDCLTLLERIRSLIPSEDTLKYKTTESHFDWNKVGFGSFTGEMCRQKWSKMSTEVRKFRTMTELIMEAIDFVKHPYKGKKIKMHPEFPKKPLTPYFRFFMEKRAKYAKIYPEMSNLDLTKILSKKYKELPEKKKQKYMDDFKSEKTSFQKNMAQFKHDYPELIEGKKKSDQPDKPRTPQQLWYNHEKKNYIKIHPEVSPKEMKDILRRQWSQLSDKRRLKWIGKALELQKDYEDTMRAYYLAHPDLGSEDHVRSVLTKAERQLKDKFDGRPSRPPPNGYSLYCAELMVNMKDVRSTERMVLCSKRWKMMTQKEKDMLQKRCEQRKKQYDADLQRFLQSLPEEDRERVMSEEKMGGSRASTARARVSTGTGASPHRARSTALKLEKESELWSPQGAKRSAKLPDTPKTAEEMWQHSVAADFLDKCRSDRRRAQVAMDDAWKAMEKKEKIPWIKKAAEDQKRYERELMDRKTPQKKPKFEGEPKKPPVSGYQMFSQELLTNGELNHFSLKERMVEIGKRWHTLTVNQKNAYKKHVDATQARYRVLLDDWIQTLSPQDLAAYKEFTSQKRRSTSKTPVGPSPKIPARGKATPSAVKTPPPAASATKRAMAYRAKQDMVSDSGDDKSDSSDSDDDDDDEDSSGCSDSEDEDDDEHDEDDGERTSSGQSSDSD